In Rubrivirga marina, the following are encoded in one genomic region:
- a CDS encoding RNA polymerase sigma factor: MPPPTDAELVQAYLDDGDQRAFSQLLSRHQERIFGYLVGMVKDRDVANDLFQETLYRAIQAMHRRRGSYESQGRWLAWTMRIARNAALDWLRAKKKFTDVDKFGNEDEGPSFWDRLPDEAPEADSLLNRADLWEEVEAAIDELPPEQREVVLMRHQSELTFREIAELTGVSINTALGRMRYALINLRKILDPEWFEGVTADVPGAPKPKDEAAA, translated from the coding sequence ATGCCTCCTCCCACCGACGCCGAGCTCGTCCAGGCCTACCTCGACGACGGCGACCAGCGCGCCTTCTCGCAGCTCCTGTCCCGGCACCAGGAGCGGATCTTCGGCTACCTCGTCGGGATGGTCAAGGACCGCGACGTGGCCAACGACCTGTTCCAGGAGACGTTGTACCGCGCCATCCAGGCCATGCACCGCCGCCGCGGCTCCTACGAGAGCCAGGGCCGGTGGCTCGCCTGGACCATGCGGATCGCGCGGAACGCCGCGCTCGACTGGCTCCGCGCCAAGAAGAAGTTCACCGACGTCGACAAGTTCGGCAATGAGGACGAGGGGCCGTCGTTCTGGGACCGACTGCCGGATGAGGCCCCGGAGGCCGACTCGCTCCTCAACCGGGCCGACCTCTGGGAAGAGGTCGAGGCGGCCATCGACGAGCTCCCCCCGGAGCAGCGCGAGGTCGTCCTCATGCGGCACCAGTCGGAGCTCACGTTCCGCGAGATCGCCGAGCTCACCGGCGTCTCGATCAACACGGCCCTCGGCCGCATGCGCTACGCGCTCATCAACCTCCGCAAGATCCTCGACCCCGAGTGGTTCGAGGGCGTCACGGCCGACGTGCCGGGCGCCCCGAAGCCTAAGGACGAGGCCGCCGCCTGA
- a CDS encoding class I SAM-dependent methyltransferase, which yields MPHLSVLPLRAGLAALRLGQPALPGAAGDGLRRAASLRLRPAERPAEAAIDALRGRLRRSPDAVEVVDYGAGSAGSNAPERAVAEVYRRAATGPAWGRFLFGLVRGMKPTGVLELGTNLGLGAAHLAAALALNEAEGAPHGRLVTLEGAPKLAALAAGHLARLGHGVGDDDACRVQVVVGPFAETLGPTAAAEGPFDLVFVDGHHEAAAALAYLATLRPHLADGALVVLDDVEPGRDVRAAWDALTAGPGAPPSFYAGKYGLLVHRPDAPAEAADSDLRGAATAAARETPPLPTSAGDA from the coding sequence GTGCCCCACCTCTCCGTCCTCCCGCTCCGCGCCGGCCTCGCCGCGCTCCGACTGGGCCAGCCGGCCCTGCCCGGGGCCGCCGGCGATGGGCTCCGTCGGGCGGCCTCCCTCCGCCTCCGCCCGGCCGAACGCCCCGCCGAGGCGGCCATCGACGCGCTCCGCGGACGGCTCCGCCGCTCGCCCGACGCCGTCGAGGTGGTCGATTACGGCGCCGGCTCGGCGGGGAGCAACGCGCCCGAGCGCGCCGTCGCCGAGGTCTACCGGCGCGCGGCGACGGGCCCCGCGTGGGGCCGGTTCCTGTTCGGGCTCGTGCGCGGGATGAAGCCGACGGGCGTGCTGGAGCTCGGGACGAACCTCGGGCTCGGCGCGGCCCACCTCGCGGCGGCGCTCGCGCTCAACGAGGCCGAGGGCGCCCCGCACGGCCGGCTCGTGACGCTGGAGGGCGCCCCCAAGCTGGCGGCCCTCGCCGCCGGCCACCTCGCCCGCCTCGGCCACGGCGTGGGGGACGACGACGCGTGCCGCGTCCAGGTCGTCGTCGGGCCGTTCGCCGAGACGCTCGGGCCGACGGCCGCGGCCGAGGGCCCGTTCGACCTCGTGTTCGTCGACGGCCACCACGAGGCCGCGGCCGCGCTCGCCTACCTGGCCACGCTCCGTCCGCACCTCGCCGACGGCGCGCTCGTCGTGCTCGACGACGTCGAGCCCGGCCGCGACGTCCGCGCGGCGTGGGACGCGCTGACGGCCGGGCCCGGCGCCCCGCCGTCGTTCTACGCGGGCAAGTACGGCCTCCTCGTCCACCGGCCCGACGCGCCGGCCGAGGCGGCCGACTCCGATCTCAGGGGAGCCGCGACGGCCGCCGCGCGTGAGACGCCCCCCCTCCCGACCTCCGCCGGCGACGCCTGA
- the radA gene encoding DNA repair protein RadA, giving the protein MAKSKTRYVCQECGHESIRWAGQCSGCREWNTLVEEAVPTAVKAPVMKGGRSLSGDGGSGSAPRLAGAYGDARPQRLRDVTVAQRHRLPTGLKEFDRVLGGGAMVGSLTLVAGDPGIGKSTLMTELGRGLSAEDGAGTLLYVTGEESAQQVKLRARRMGVDPDSFFLFPETNVEAILAAAYDLQPDFMVVDSIQTVYRPDLTSAPGSVAQVRESAAALLDVTKTLPMTTFLIGHVTKQGSIAGPRVLEHMVDTVLQFEGDRHHAYRILRAVKNRFGAANELGVFEMREDGLQEVGNPSALFLSERQFGTSGSAVVCALEGTRPLLVEVQALVAPASYGTPQRTATGFDSKRLQLLLAVLEKREGLRFSQTDVFLNVAGGVRLEEPAVDLAVALAVASSLKDVPLDSGTAIVGELGLGGEVRAVSRIESRLAEIKQLGFERALLPKANTKGLRAPDGLELLPVRRLSEAIDLVA; this is encoded by the coding sequence ATGGCCAAGTCCAAAACCCGCTACGTCTGCCAGGAGTGCGGGCACGAGTCGATCCGCTGGGCCGGCCAGTGCAGCGGGTGCCGCGAGTGGAACACGCTCGTCGAGGAGGCCGTGCCGACGGCGGTCAAGGCGCCCGTGATGAAGGGCGGCCGGTCGCTCTCGGGCGACGGCGGCTCCGGCTCGGCGCCGCGCCTCGCCGGGGCCTACGGCGACGCCCGCCCCCAGCGGCTCCGCGACGTGACGGTCGCCCAGCGGCACCGGCTCCCGACCGGGCTCAAAGAGTTCGACCGGGTCCTCGGCGGCGGGGCCATGGTCGGCAGCCTCACGCTCGTGGCCGGCGACCCCGGCATCGGCAAGTCGACGCTCATGACGGAACTCGGGCGTGGGCTCTCCGCCGAGGACGGCGCCGGGACGCTCCTCTACGTGACGGGCGAGGAGAGCGCCCAGCAGGTCAAGCTCCGCGCGCGGCGGATGGGCGTCGACCCCGACAGCTTCTTCCTCTTCCCCGAGACCAACGTCGAGGCCATCCTCGCCGCGGCCTACGACCTCCAACCCGACTTCATGGTGGTCGACTCGATCCAGACGGTCTACCGGCCCGACCTGACGAGCGCGCCCGGCTCCGTCGCCCAGGTCCGCGAGTCGGCGGCGGCGCTGCTCGACGTCACGAAGACGCTGCCCATGACGACGTTCCTCATCGGCCACGTCACGAAGCAGGGCTCGATCGCGGGGCCGCGCGTGCTGGAGCACATGGTCGACACGGTCCTCCAGTTCGAGGGCGACCGGCACCACGCCTACCGGATCCTCCGGGCCGTCAAGAACCGGTTCGGCGCGGCCAACGAGCTCGGCGTGTTCGAGATGCGTGAGGACGGGCTCCAGGAGGTCGGCAACCCGAGCGCGCTCTTTTTGAGCGAACGCCAGTTCGGCACGTCGGGCTCGGCGGTCGTCTGTGCCCTCGAGGGGACGCGCCCGCTCCTCGTGGAAGTCCAGGCGCTCGTGGCGCCGGCGAGCTACGGCACGCCGCAGCGGACGGCGACGGGGTTCGACTCGAAGCGGCTCCAGCTCCTGCTGGCCGTCCTGGAGAAGCGCGAGGGGCTCCGGTTCTCGCAGACCGACGTGTTCCTGAACGTGGCCGGCGGCGTGCGGCTGGAGGAGCCGGCCGTGGACCTCGCGGTCGCGCTCGCCGTCGCGTCGTCGCTGAAGGACGTCCCGCTCGACTCGGGCACGGCGATCGTGGGCGAACTCGGGCTGGGCGGCGAGGTCCGCGCCGTGAGCCGGATCGAGTCGCGGCTCGCCGAGATCAAGCAGCTCGGGTTCGAGCGGGCCCTCCTCCCGAAGGCGAACACGAAGGGCCTCCGCGCGCCCGACGGCCTGGAACTCCTCCCGGTCCGCCGGCTGTCGGAAGCGATCGACCTCGTCGCCTGA
- a CDS encoding MlaE family ABC transporter permease, giving the protein MEVPPSDASLAARVRAGFAPLWRVPGGLLHGFGAYCVLIAEAFNLPRDLRPSLYARNLATQMVQVGIDSIPIVSLATAFSGGVVVVQAIYQLENPLLPLSIVGTFAEQSILLELGTLVTAFVLCGRVGARIAAELGTMRVKEQIDALEAMGLNSRSFLVVPRVLAGVLMFPVLYVVAATVGMATGGAVAELSGVLTIQTFWEGARLFFRPYDVFFGLVKSLVFGFVITSIACYTGYNAEGGAEGVGKATTRAAVLGCVWVLFSDYLCAAILL; this is encoded by the coding sequence ATGGAAGTCCCCCCGAGCGACGCCTCCCTCGCCGCGCGCGTCCGCGCCGGGTTCGCCCCGCTCTGGCGCGTCCCCGGCGGGCTGCTCCACGGGTTCGGCGCGTACTGCGTCCTCATCGCTGAGGCGTTCAACCTCCCGCGCGACCTCCGGCCGTCGCTCTACGCCCGCAACCTGGCGACCCAGATGGTCCAGGTCGGCATCGACTCGATCCCCATCGTGTCGCTGGCGACGGCGTTCTCGGGCGGCGTCGTCGTGGTCCAGGCGATCTACCAGCTCGAGAACCCGCTCCTGCCGCTGTCGATCGTCGGGACGTTCGCCGAGCAGTCGATCCTCCTCGAGCTGGGCACGCTCGTGACGGCGTTCGTGCTGTGCGGCCGCGTCGGCGCGAGGATCGCGGCGGAGCTGGGGACGATGCGCGTCAAGGAGCAGATCGACGCCCTGGAGGCGATGGGGCTCAATTCCCGGAGCTTCCTCGTCGTCCCGCGCGTGCTGGCGGGCGTGCTCATGTTCCCCGTGCTCTACGTCGTGGCCGCGACGGTCGGCATGGCGACGGGCGGCGCCGTGGCCGAGCTGTCGGGCGTGCTGACGATCCAGACCTTCTGGGAGGGCGCGCGCCTGTTCTTCCGCCCGTACGACGTGTTCTTCGGCCTCGTGAAGTCGCTCGTGTTCGGGTTCGTCATCACGAGCATCGCCTGCTACACGGGCTACAACGCCGAGGGCGGGGCCGAGGGCGTGGGCAAGGCGACGACCCGGGCCGCCGTGCTCGGCTGCGTCTGGGTCCTCTTCTCCGATTACCTCTGCGCCGCGATCCTGTTGTGA
- a CDS encoding ABC transporter ATP-binding protein encodes MIQIRDLSKSFGGNAVLRNVDLDVPEGEVTCIIGRSGSGKSVLMRHIVGLLEPDAGRVIVDGAPLDELTYSELRQVRRKFGVLFQGGALFDSMSARDNVEFPLRTFTELSPKEIRQRADECLELVELPDAGPKKPAELSGGQQKRVALARAIAIEPKYILYDEPTSGLDPETSNTIDELIHRLGTTMGTTSVVVTHDMHSVLSIADRIAFVHEGTIPWTGTVDDLHRAESETLLAFVRANEYKIGVPSETA; translated from the coding sequence GTGATCCAGATCCGCGACCTGTCCAAAAGCTTCGGCGGCAACGCCGTGCTGCGGAACGTCGACCTCGACGTGCCGGAGGGCGAGGTCACGTGCATCATCGGGCGGTCGGGATCAGGCAAAAGCGTGCTGATGCGCCACATCGTGGGGCTCCTGGAGCCGGACGCGGGCCGCGTGATCGTCGACGGCGCGCCGCTCGACGAGCTGACCTACTCGGAGCTCCGGCAGGTCCGGCGGAAGTTCGGCGTGCTGTTCCAGGGTGGCGCCCTGTTCGACTCGATGTCGGCCCGCGACAACGTCGAGTTCCCGCTCCGGACGTTCACCGAGCTCTCGCCGAAGGAGATCCGCCAGCGGGCCGACGAGTGCCTCGAACTGGTCGAGCTCCCGGACGCCGGCCCGAAGAAGCCGGCCGAGCTCTCGGGCGGCCAGCAGAAGCGCGTGGCCCTCGCCCGCGCCATCGCCATCGAGCCCAAGTACATCCTCTACGACGAGCCGACCTCGGGCCTCGACCCCGAGACCTCGAACACGATCGACGAGCTCATCCACCGCCTCGGCACGACGATGGGCACGACGAGCGTCGTCGTGACGCACGACATGCACTCGGTCCTGTCCATCGCCGACCGGATCGCGTTCGTCCACGAGGGGACCATCCCGTGGACCGGCACCGTCGACGACCTCCACCGGGCCGAGAGCGAGACGCTCCTGGCCTTCGTCCGGGCCAACGAGTACAAGATCGGCGTCCCGTCCGAGACCGCGTAA
- a CDS encoding MlaD family protein, with the protein MLTNEIKVGLAVLLSAVAIFFGVRFLSGQSLFGGGYEVVAVFDDAQGLTPGAIVRLNGVRVGDVQDVELGPNAREVFVTLSINGGVEIPRGSTIQTAGLSALGEVNVEITPPAGADAGRPLVAGDTLRAVSTPDIFDLIAGESNSLTARADTALIGAVNTFTTLDEILQNSGGDIEAVLSQLRFLTQGATQLIIDERDRIDRTIGSLEQAAANASAVSDRVGRNVEDVSVVVGNDLVATSGTVRSLAEANSDSVTAAVNNLSSALRRADAQLVELRVLTQNLASLSADLDSTLNSPNGTLGLLLNDPSLYYNANAAAAALQQILQDLQAEPGRYLGELDGVVRVF; encoded by the coding sequence ATGCTCACCAACGAGATCAAAGTCGGCCTGGCGGTCCTGCTGTCGGCCGTGGCCATCTTCTTCGGCGTCCGGTTCCTGTCCGGGCAGTCGCTCTTCGGGGGCGGCTACGAGGTCGTGGCCGTGTTCGACGACGCGCAGGGGCTGACGCCGGGGGCCATCGTGCGGCTCAACGGCGTCCGCGTGGGCGACGTGCAGGACGTGGAGCTGGGGCCGAACGCGCGCGAGGTGTTCGTGACGCTGTCCATCAACGGCGGCGTCGAGATCCCGCGCGGGTCGACGATCCAGACGGCCGGGCTGAGCGCGCTCGGCGAGGTCAACGTCGAGATCACGCCGCCGGCCGGGGCCGACGCGGGGCGCCCGCTCGTGGCCGGCGACACGCTCCGGGCCGTCTCGACGCCCGACATCTTCGACCTCATCGCGGGCGAGTCGAACTCGCTCACGGCCCGGGCCGACACGGCGCTGATCGGGGCCGTCAACACGTTCACGACGCTCGACGAGATCCTCCAGAACTCGGGCGGCGACATCGAGGCCGTCCTCTCACAGCTCCGGTTCCTGACGCAGGGCGCGACCCAGCTCATCATCGACGAGCGCGACCGGATCGACCGGACGATCGGCTCGCTGGAGCAGGCGGCGGCCAACGCGAGCGCCGTCTCGGACCGCGTCGGGCGCAACGTCGAGGACGTGTCGGTCGTTGTCGGCAACGACCTCGTGGCGACGTCGGGGACCGTCCGGAGCCTCGCCGAGGCGAACTCGGATTCGGTCACGGCCGCGGTCAACAACCTGTCGTCGGCGCTCCGCCGGGCCGACGCCCAGCTCGTCGAGCTCCGCGTCTTGACCCAGAACCTCGCCTCGCTCTCGGCCGACCTCGACTCGACGCTCAACTCGCCCAACGGGACGCTCGGGCTCCTGCTCAACGACCCGTCGCTGTACTACAACGCGAACGCGGCGGCGGCGGCGCTCCAGCAGATCCTCCAGGACCTCCAGGCCGAGCCCGGCCGCTACCTCGGCGAGCTCGACGGCGTCGTCCGGGTGTTTTAG
- a CDS encoding alpha/beta hydrolase family protein has protein sequence MSLRSLLVLLVVVASAASAQERPPLGLMDVFELEYASDPQIAPDGETVVYRRNRLDVRTDRVRGDLWTIHADGSGHQPLVTGVDAASPRWAPDGLRVAYLARDEGEDRRHLMIRYLETGATVPVARLPSAPGGIAWSPDGTQIAFTRFVEGQAEPLASLPGPPEGAEWAAAPRVIETTIYRRDGGGYVEPGHRQLFVVSAEGGTPRQLTVGPHDVDGTPAWTPDGRALVVSSDRREDADLDPGDSELYRVDVATGTMTVLTDRRGADASPAIGPDGTIAYLGSDDRRLGYQLTNLYVRDGEAAERVLPALDRDLQDPAWADDEIVVAYDDQGTTRLAVVTDRGELRQLAENLGGTSIGRPYGGGSFSVGGGRVAFTLTAPDHPADVAVVDIDGGGLRRLTDLNGDLFQQRTLGEVEEIWAESSADGRRVHGWVVRPPGFDRNRRYPLVLEIHGGPFANYGPRFSMEAQLYAAAGYVVLYTNPRGSTSYGEAFGNLIDRAYPGQDYDDLMSSVDAALDLGYVDPDRLYVTGGSGGGVLTAWIVGHTDRFAAAVVAKPVINWTSWLLTADSYVFGAKYWFDRLPWEDPDAYWKRSPLAHVGKVTTPTMVLVGEEDVRTPVSESEQYYQALRLEGVPSAFVRVPGASHGIASRPSGLMRKVGYILAWFERYGGPALAAAE, from the coding sequence ATGTCCCTCCGTTCCCTCCTCGTCCTGCTGGTCGTCGTCGCCAGCGCCGCGTCTGCTCAAGAGCGTCCGCCGCTCGGGCTCATGGACGTGTTCGAGCTCGAGTACGCCTCGGACCCCCAGATCGCGCCCGACGGCGAGACCGTCGTCTACCGCCGGAACCGGCTCGACGTCCGGACCGACCGGGTCCGCGGCGACCTCTGGACCATCCACGCCGACGGCTCGGGCCACCAGCCGCTCGTGACGGGCGTCGACGCGGCCTCGCCGCGGTGGGCGCCGGACGGCCTCCGCGTCGCCTACCTCGCGCGCGACGAGGGCGAGGACCGGCGGCACCTCATGATCCGCTACCTCGAGACCGGCGCGACGGTCCCGGTGGCCCGCCTGCCGTCGGCGCCGGGCGGGATCGCGTGGTCGCCGGACGGGACGCAGATCGCGTTCACGCGCTTCGTCGAAGGCCAGGCGGAGCCGCTCGCGTCGCTGCCCGGCCCGCCCGAGGGCGCTGAGTGGGCCGCGGCGCCGCGCGTCATCGAGACGACGATCTACCGCCGCGACGGCGGCGGCTACGTCGAGCCCGGTCACCGCCAGCTGTTCGTGGTCTCGGCGGAGGGCGGCACGCCGCGCCAGCTCACGGTCGGCCCGCACGACGTCGACGGGACGCCGGCCTGGACGCCCGACGGCCGCGCCCTCGTCGTCTCCAGCGACCGCCGCGAGGACGCCGACCTCGACCCCGGCGACTCCGAGCTCTACCGCGTCGACGTGGCGACGGGCACGATGACGGTCTTGACCGACCGGCGTGGGGCGGACGCCTCCCCGGCCATCGGCCCCGACGGCACGATCGCCTACCTCGGCTCCGACGACCGGCGCCTCGGCTACCAGCTCACGAACCTCTACGTCCGCGACGGCGAGGCCGCGGAGCGGGTCCTGCCCGCGCTCGACCGCGACCTCCAGGACCCGGCGTGGGCCGACGACGAGATCGTGGTCGCCTACGACGACCAGGGCACGACGCGGCTGGCCGTCGTGACCGACCGCGGCGAGCTCCGCCAACTGGCCGAGAACCTCGGCGGGACGTCGATCGGTCGGCCCTACGGCGGCGGCTCGTTCTCCGTCGGCGGCGGGCGCGTGGCGTTCACGCTCACGGCGCCCGACCACCCGGCCGACGTGGCCGTGGTCGACATCGACGGCGGCGGGCTCCGCCGCCTCACCGACCTCAACGGCGACCTCTTCCAGCAGCGGACCCTCGGCGAGGTCGAGGAGATCTGGGCCGAGTCGTCGGCCGACGGGCGGCGCGTCCACGGGTGGGTGGTCCGGCCGCCCGGCTTCGACCGGAACCGCCGGTACCCCCTCGTCCTGGAGATCCACGGCGGGCCGTTCGCCAACTACGGCCCGCGGTTCTCGATGGAGGCCCAGCTCTACGCCGCCGCCGGCTACGTCGTCCTCTACACGAACCCGCGCGGCTCGACGAGCTACGGCGAGGCCTTCGGCAACCTCATCGACCGGGCCTACCCGGGCCAGGACTACGACGACCTCATGAGCTCGGTCGACGCCGCGCTCGACCTCGGCTACGTCGACCCCGACCGGCTCTACGTCACGGGCGGCTCGGGCGGCGGCGTCCTCACGGCGTGGATCGTGGGGCACACCGACCGCTTCGCCGCGGCCGTCGTCGCCAAGCCCGTCATCAACTGGACGAGCTGGCTGCTCACGGCCGACTCGTACGTCTTCGGCGCCAAGTACTGGTTCGACAGGCTCCCGTGGGAGGACCCGGACGCCTACTGGAAACGCTCGCCGCTCGCGCACGTCGGGAAGGTGACGACGCCGACGATGGTGCTGGTGGGTGAGGAGGACGTCCGGACGCCGGTCTCGGAGTCGGAGCAGTACTACCAGGCGCTCCGGCTGGAGGGCGTCCCGAGCGCGTTCGTCCGGGTGCCCGGCGCGTCGCATGGGATCGCGAGCCGGCCGAGCGGGCTCATGCGGAAGGTCGGCTACATCCTGGCGTGGTTCGAGCGCTACGGCGGCCCCGCGCTGGCCGCCGCCGAGTGA
- a CDS encoding nuclear transport factor 2 family protein: MRALALSSLLLLAGCARLGAEADRPAPRPNAEAELRAAERAWLDAYDDHDVEAMRRIVGDEFEIVYPTGAVVDKAGTIAFLSPGTPDDPATSQYTEDTTVRLYGDVAVLRGVYVNEGPNGARRARYTDTWLWRDGRWQVVASHLTHLTRLPD, translated from the coding sequence ATGCGTGCTCTCGCCCTCTCGTCGCTCCTCCTCCTCGCCGGCTGCGCCCGCCTCGGCGCCGAGGCCGACCGACCCGCGCCGAGGCCGAACGCCGAGGCCGAGCTCCGCGCCGCCGAGCGCGCTTGGCTCGACGCCTACGACGACCACGACGTCGAGGCCATGCGCCGAATCGTCGGCGACGAGTTCGAGATCGTCTACCCGACCGGCGCCGTCGTCGACAAGGCCGGGACGATCGCGTTTCTCTCGCCCGGCACGCCCGACGACCCGGCCACGAGCCAATACACCGAGGACACGACAGTCCGCCTCTACGGCGACGTGGCAGTCCTCCGGGGCGTGTACGTGAACGAGGGCCCGAACGGCGCGCGGCGCGCGCGGTACACCGACACCTGGCTCTGGCGCGACGGCCGCTGGCAGGTCGTCGCGTCCCACCTCACCCACCTCACCCGCCTTCCCGACTGA
- a CDS encoding HDIG domain-containing metalloprotein, translated as MPTYDDALALFHEWTETDSLRRHGYAVEVAMAEMARRRGGDVEAWRMAGLLHDLDYEKHPSLDEHPTVGVAELERLGYPEEIRTAILGHAPYLGVPRETDLAKALFAVDELAGFVTAVAHVRPTGLDGMTVNSVKKKLKDKRFAAAVSREDIQQGAEELGLDLGELIQIVIDGMAKEASRLGFA; from the coding sequence ATGCCGACGTACGACGACGCGCTCGCCCTCTTCCACGAGTGGACCGAGACCGACAGCCTCCGCCGCCACGGCTACGCCGTCGAGGTGGCCATGGCCGAGATGGCCCGCCGGCGCGGCGGCGACGTCGAGGCGTGGCGGATGGCCGGCCTCCTCCACGACCTCGACTACGAAAAACACCCGTCGCTCGACGAGCACCCGACCGTGGGCGTCGCGGAGCTGGAGCGGCTCGGGTACCCCGAGGAGATCCGGACCGCGATCCTCGGCCATGCCCCGTACCTCGGCGTCCCGCGTGAGACCGACCTGGCGAAGGCCCTCTTCGCCGTCGACGAACTGGCGGGGTTCGTGACGGCCGTCGCCCACGTCCGCCCGACGGGGCTCGACGGGATGACGGTCAACTCCGTCAAGAAGAAGCTGAAGGACAAGCGGTTCGCGGCCGCCGTCTCCCGCGAGGACATCCAGCAGGGGGCCGAGGAACTGGGCCTCGACTTGGGAGAGCTGATCCAAATCGTGATCGATGGGATGGCGAAGGAAGCTTCGCGGCTCGGTTTCGCGTAG
- a CDS encoding DUF445 domain-containing protein has product MPDDRSSGPRRIVPVPGLLDIDSVEDANFAEALGEDDTASTAGDGDDPLSPPDPPPLTDAEESEEPAGPARASREAPDDVDYDWLGDDAPSASVDTPTGPELADAPPPPPLRADGPPVDPADGEPEAGEEAPEPEADAADVPNAEPEPEPAPSEPDTDPETPRAPEPAPPAAPGEPPTTEPGDEPEGPTPPEEPSDPAAALPVPVADRPPVSGREVVESAREATRGRGRELVQLVVKHGKAHVPEPPAKAVVPDAGPPRMVGRVGQLIPFLQVIPWVLAALFAVSFWWDFDGQAVVLFGETFALDGLLKVLTVSGLIGFGTNWLAITMLFQPREKRAIIPQGLIPAQRERVIYRLSEAISRELINADIIKQKIKDSGVIGRYRDLALGVVRGVVEDPGFRADLKTLAQDYAQEVLGSEPVRREVARLAVEKVEQQAGGGLGGVALRLYRTFAEDDFQRRIDRALDELPGAVSPLLDRIDAALDAVPAKVEARADEIEEAATSAVLSFVEGFDVRTMISERARQFDEGQLEGLLKSTSNEQLNYIKYLGAILGVFGGFVIWQPLGALVLFVTIGLALWGIDEALVRARRSRE; this is encoded by the coding sequence GTGCCCGACGACCGCTCCTCCGGCCCCCGCCGCATCGTTCCCGTCCCCGGCCTCCTCGACATCGACTCCGTCGAGGACGCCAACTTCGCCGAGGCCCTCGGCGAGGACGACACCGCTTCCACCGCGGGCGACGGCGACGACCCGCTCAGCCCCCCCGACCCGCCGCCGCTGACCGACGCCGAGGAGAGTGAGGAGCCGGCGGGGCCGGCTCGCGCGTCGCGCGAGGCCCCCGACGACGTCGACTACGACTGGCTTGGCGACGACGCCCCGTCCGCCTCGGTCGACACGCCGACCGGCCCGGAGCTCGCCGACGCGCCGCCTCCGCCGCCGCTCCGGGCCGACGGCCCCCCCGTTGACCCGGCCGACGGCGAGCCCGAGGCGGGGGAGGAAGCGCCCGAGCCGGAGGCCGACGCCGCCGACGTGCCGAACGCCGAGCCGGAGCCCGAGCCTGCTCCGTCCGAGCCCGACACCGATCCCGAGACGCCGCGCGCGCCCGAGCCGGCTCCTCCCGCCGCGCCCGGCGAGCCACCGACGACGGAGCCGGGCGACGAGCCTGAGGGGCCGACGCCGCCGGAGGAGCCCAGCGACCCGGCCGCCGCGCTCCCCGTCCCCGTGGCGGACCGGCCGCCCGTGTCCGGCCGCGAGGTCGTCGAGTCGGCTCGCGAGGCGACACGCGGCCGGGGCCGCGAGCTCGTCCAACTCGTGGTGAAGCACGGGAAGGCGCACGTGCCCGAGCCGCCCGCGAAGGCGGTCGTCCCCGATGCCGGGCCGCCGCGGATGGTGGGCCGCGTGGGCCAGCTCATCCCGTTCCTTCAGGTGATCCCGTGGGTCCTGGCGGCGCTCTTCGCCGTCAGCTTCTGGTGGGACTTCGACGGGCAGGCCGTCGTGCTCTTCGGAGAGACGTTCGCGCTCGACGGGCTCCTCAAGGTCCTGACCGTGAGCGGCCTCATCGGGTTCGGGACGAACTGGCTGGCCATCACGATGCTGTTCCAGCCGCGCGAGAAGCGGGCCATCATCCCGCAGGGCCTCATCCCGGCTCAGCGCGAGCGCGTGATCTACCGGCTGAGCGAGGCCATCAGCCGCGAGCTCATCAACGCCGACATCATCAAGCAGAAGATCAAGGACAGCGGGGTGATCGGGCGGTACCGCGATCTCGCGCTCGGCGTCGTCCGCGGCGTGGTGGAGGACCCCGGCTTCCGGGCCGACCTCAAGACGCTCGCGCAGGACTACGCGCAGGAGGTGCTGGGCTCCGAGCCCGTGCGGCGAGAGGTGGCCCGGCTGGCCGTCGAGAAGGTGGAGCAGCAGGCCGGCGGCGGCCTCGGCGGCGTCGCGCTCCGGCTCTACCGGACGTTCGCCGAGGACGACTTCCAGCGGCGGATCGACCGGGCGCTCGACGAACTCCCCGGTGCCGTCTCGCCGCTCCTCGACCGGATCGACGCGGCGCTCGACGCCGTGCCCGCGAAGGTCGAGGCCCGGGCCGACGAGATCGAGGAGGCCGCGACCAGCGCCGTCCTCTCGTTCGTCGAGGGCTTCGACGTGCGGACGATGATCTCGGAGCGCGCGCGCCAGTTCGACGAGGGCCAGCTCGAGGGGCTCCTCAAGTCGACCTCGAACGAGCAGCTCAACTACATCAAGTACCTCGGAGCCATCCTCGGCGTGTTCGGCGGGTTCGTGATCTGGCAGCCGCTCGGGGCGCTCGTCCTGTTCGTGACGATCGGGCTCGCGCTGTGGGGGATCGACGAGGCGCTGGTCCGCGCGCGGCGGTCGCGCGAGTAG